AAGAGCAGAATTATAGTGCTGAAAAAAAAGGAGATAAAAGTAAATTCGTTAGCCCGTTTGATATAATGCAGAGCCATATTATTTAATGCGGTATCTGATCGCAGTCTGTACTCTTTCGTATACGCAAGAAAGTCATTCACTGATTTAGTACTACCTTCTTCAGCCAAAGCTCTCAAAGCTACATAATCATCAGCCTCAACAAGCCGAATCGCTTCTGGTAAAGTATTATTCTTATACTGGACATAAAATGATTTTAATCCATCCCTAAATAAGACTTCTTCGGAACTTAAATTAAGATTGGAATACTTATCCAGAATCTGATCAAAGTTAGCGAGGGCCGTGTTTAAGAGCTTTAATTCATTCGGGTCCTTGAGCAAAGTGAATCCTCTAGCTCGAAAAAACACCTCATTTAAGGTGCTCGCCATTTCGCTAATCGTGTCTGCTTTATACTTCAAAGTTTCACGGTCTCTACCTAATTCATCTTGCTCATAGTTTATGAAAAGAAAGAATACTGTTCCCATAATGACGATTAAAGAGAACACAACAATAATAATGCGCAAATATCTATTTTTTATACTGTGATTAGAGCTACTTTCCTTCGCCACTTAGGATCCCCTCCACAATCTGCAAGAGTTCCATCGGACTGAATGGTTTCGGCATGAAGTAACGCGCTCCTGCATCAACAGCTCGAATTCGATCCACATCTTGAGCCTTGGCCGTTAACATTAAAATAGCTGTAGCTTTCTTCTTCTCCTCATCCAGCTGTTGAAGTACTTCAATCCCTGTCAATTCCGGCATCATATAATCCAGAATCACCAAATCAAAATGATTCTTGGATAGCTTTGTCAGTGCCTCCAATCCATTCTCCGCTGTGTGAATCTCAACATTCTCCAAATCTTCCAGCGTATCCTCGATTAACATCCGTAATACTTCTTCATCATCCACTACCATTATCTTTTGCATATTTGCATAATTCCCTTCGTTTTAGAACAAGAATCTATGAGCCAATCGTTCCATCCGAGACAACAGCTCAGGCATGTGAACTGGTTTTACTACGTAATCATCAGCGCCCATCTGCAGGGCATGTACAATATCCGCCTGATTATTTCTTCCTGTCAGCATGATCACTAATATATTCACTTCCGGATACGTCTTGCGGATTCTTTCCAAGACTTCAACGCCATCAAGATCCGGCATCACACCATCCAGCAGGATAATATATTTCTCATCGACGGAAAACCAATCCGATTGCAAGAAATCCAGTCCATTCGCATAACTGCTGATTCTGACCTCAGCAATATCTTCCGGCTCCCAAGTGTCAAACTGATGAGTCACAATTCTACGAATCAACGCATCATCATCCACAATAATTACATTGAGAACTGAGTGTTTTTTAGTTGACGATAAATGGTCCGTGTAGAGTGTCGTCTGATTCCTTCCGGCATCCTTGCTGGCATAGAGGGCCTGATCTGCTCTTTCTACAATTTTATCGGCAATATTCTCAGCTTCTGTTACCTCAGATATCCCACTAGAGAAGGTCACATGGAAGATTTCATTCTTCGCAAAAAAATCGGTGGCAGCAAATCGCTCCTGAATACGCTCAATCACTAACAATGCAGAACTCGCATCCGTATTGGGCAGGAACACAGCAAACTCTTCTCCACCAAAGCGGCAAAAGGTATCTTCCATCCGGATCGAACTCTGTACAAGCTCAGATAAGGACTGTAATACCTCGTCTCCGATTAGATGACCGTATGTATCATTAATTTTTTTAAAATAGTCCAGATCAATCAGCGCTAAAGAAAATACCCGTTCCGTGCGCTTAAAATCGCAAATCAGTTGCTTCATCACTTGATTAAAGTGTTTTCGATTAAACGCACCCGTTAATTCATCCACAATGATGGAGTCCTGCCATTCCCACTTTAGCTCAAAGCGGTTTTTGATCAGAGCTAGGAATAAATCAATATCTACAGGCTTCGATAAAAAATCCATTACACCCAGCCTATAGGCATGCAATTGAGTCGCTTTGGAGTACTCCCCACTTATAATGATGATTGGAATAAGTTCTTTTTTGGCTTTGCCGATAATTTGATTCAAGACCTCAATCCCACTGATATCTGGCAAAAGAATATCCAGAAGAATCAGATCCGGTTTGCTTTCATAGAAAATCTTAAGACCCCGTTCAGCGGATAAGGCAATGCTTACATAATAGTTCTGCTTCTCTAATGATTCTTTTAAATAAGCTACTAATTCAACATCGTCATCAATAAGCAAAATATCATTATGTGGGAGCGCATCATCATTCCTTTTTTTGTCTAACTGCTTAACAGAACCTAGAGCAACCGATGAATCTTGGTCAAAAAGTTGAATAAGCGGATACAAATAATCCCCCCACTCAAGGGCAGACCAGTTCTTAAGGCTACTTTCCATGAAATAGGGCAACGTTGCATCGGCAAATTGTTCAACTTCTTGTAACCCAACAGTTCCAGCCGTGCCTTTCAAATTATGCAAAAAACGATAAATGTCCTTCTCTTTAACTTCCGTCAGTTCCGACCATTCCTGGAGGGTTTGTTTGGTCCGTTGCTCGACCATATCTTTATATTTTTGTGTAGTCATATTTACTCCTTCAGAGTATCGTATCAATCTATCACTTCATCACATTTTTGATATACTGTCAATCGAATTTTCTTTAAATCCATAGGCCTTAACAAAAAAATGATCAAACTGACAAAAAACCTTTGGTTGAAGCTTGCTTCAGCATTTGCAATAATGATTGGAATGGTTCATTCCGTTTAGACGGTGTAATCACCATATACAAAGGGAGGCTGTAATCATGAAGGGGATTATTACTGTATTAGGAAAAGACAAAGTAGGGATTATTGCCAAGGTATGTACATATCTTGCCGAGCACAATTTGAACATTCTGGATATTTCTCAGACGATTGTACAAGATTATTTTAACATGATGATGATTGTAGACATTTCTGGCTCGACTAAAGCATTTGAGGATATAGTTGAGGATTTGCATTTCATCGGAGAATCGATCGGTGTGGAAATCAAGCTTCAGCATGAGGATATTTTTAATATTATGCACCGCATCTAGGAGGATGACCATGATTTCATTGGTGGAAGTACAAGAAACGAATAAGATGATCCGTGAAATGAATCTGGATGTGCGTACCATAACGATGGGGATCAGCCTCATGGATTGTGCTCATACAGATATGAGAACTTTTAACCAAAATGTATACGACAAGATTACTAGATCCGCCGAGAAACTCGTTAAAACAGGTGAAGATCTAGAAAGACAATTTGGTGTTCCGATTGTTAATAAACGGATTTCTGTGACCCCTATTGCTATTGCTGCTGGAGCCGTGAAGACGGATACGTATGTACCTGTAGCGGAAATTTTGGACAAGGCTGCAAAAGAAGTTGGCGTTAACTTTATTGGTGGCTTCTCTGCGCTTGTACAAAAAGGCTGCACCAAAGGCGATCGCATTCTAATCGATAGCATCCCAGAAGCATTGGCAGTCACTGAAAGAGTCTGCTCCTCTGTCAACGTTGGCTCCTCCAGAAGTGGAATCAATATGGATGCTGTGAAATTAATGGGTGACATCATTATTCAAACTGCGGAACGCACCAAGGATCGGGATTCCATCGGCTGTGCTAAGCTGGTTGTCTTCTGTAATGCCGTCGAGGACAATCCTTTTATGGCTGGAGCATTTCACGGTGTTGGTGAACGAGAATGCGTCATCAATGTTGGTGTCAGCGGCCCAGGTGTAATCAAGCGTGCGTTAGAAGAAGTTAAAGGACAGGACTTTGAAACCCTATGCGAAACGATCAAACGGACGGCGTTTAAAGTTACGCGTGTTGGTCAACTAGTTGCACAGGAAGCTTCTAAACGGATGAACGTTCCCTTTGGGATTATCGATCTTTCTCTGGCTCCAACTCCAGAAATTGGAGACTCCATTGCGGAGATCTTTCAAGTCATGGGTCTGGAAGAAGCAGGCGCTCCAGGAACAACAGCCGCTCTGGCTATTCTAAATGACAATGTTAAAAAAGGTGGCGTTATGGCCTCCTCATATGTTGGCGGACTCAGTGGAGCCTTTATTCCGGTCAGTGAAGACCACGGAATGATTCAAGCCGTTCAGCGTGGTGCCCTTACTCTCGAGAAGCTAGAAGCTATGACCTGTGTATGTTCTGTAGGGCTGGACATGATTGCTATACCGGGAAGTACAACCAAAGAAACGATCTCTGGCATCATCGCAGATGAAGCTGCTATCGGAATGGTCAATAACAAAACAACCGCTGTTCGCGTCATTCCTGTCATCGGCAAGGATGTAGGCGAAATCGTAGAATTCGGCGGCCTCCTTGGATATGCACCAGTAATGGCTGTTAATTCCTTCAATTGCTCCAACTTCATTAATAGAGGTGGACGAATTCCTGCTCCAATTCACAGCTTTAAGAATTAAAAACCAAGTGAAAACACTTTCAGCGCCCTTTTAAGGTCGGTAGGCGTTTATACGAGAAATATAAGACACTTTATCACTAAGAGACTTGCAAAGAAGATCCTTCCACGCCGTAGCGTCAGAAGGATCTTCTTCTTTATTCCTTATTATTTTTCCGAAGTCTGCACTCTAGCGCTTCTTGCACTCACCATTCTCCACCCCGTTAGCAATGCAGCCACAAAGCATATGGATGCCGAAGTCATGAACACTACATGCATGCCGCTGATAAACAACTCTGGCTGACCCTGAACTAGACCTGTTACCCGATAACCTGCTTCACTGCTCATCACATGAAAGAGAATCGTCGTAGCTATCGTAATACCGACGACCATACCCACATTACGAACTAGCGAATTGACGCTACCCGCAGAACCAAGCTGTGTTCTTGGCACCTTGGACATCACAAGTGAATTATTCGGCGATTGAAACAGACCACTACCTATTCCAAGCATAGCGATCCACACACCTACCAGCACAACTGAGCTTCCCTCATGAAGCTCAGCTAGTCCAAACTGAGCAATAACCATGACCACCAGCCCTGCAAAAGTTAGGAATTCAGAGCCGATTTTATCCGATAAAGCACCGCTTATTGGCGCTACGACTACCATACATATTGGTAACAGCATCAACAGGAATCCCGCGTTAAATGGCGATAGATTCAGCATATTCTGTGCATAAAACGGCGCGATGATATTAAAGCAGAAGTTCGCTGTAAACACTAGAAACCCACATAAAATACTTAATGAAAACAATTGATTCTTAAATAATGACAAATGCAGTAGCGGTTCTTTTCTGCGAAGCTCCGTCCACAAGAAAGCAATGAAGCTGATTACAGCTACGATTAAAGATGTCACAATTAAGCTGTCGCCATAACCGAGCTGCTGTCCCAACAAGAGCCCCGCGAACAAACTTATGATAAAAATAGCGAAGAGCAGATTGCCTGGAACGTCAATTGTAGATTTCACCCTAGTTAAATCCTTAGGCAGTACCTTCCAGCCTAACAGGATAGCGATCACTCCAATTGGAATGTTCACCCAAAAGATATATTCCCAGCCTAAGGTAGACACCATAACGCCCCCTAAGCTAGGTCCTGCTATACTTCCCAGAGAAACAAATGTACCAATAAAACCAAGGGCCTTACCGCGCTCTGAGGCAGGGAAAATATCCGTAACTATTCCCTGACTGTTCGCCATTGTCATCGAAGCTCCGATAGCCTGAATAACGCGTGAAGCAAGTAATGCAGGTAAACTAACACTAAGTCCACACAGCATTGAACCAATAACAAAAACAATCGTCCCAATCTTAAAAATTCTAATCTTCCCAACAATATCTCCAAGCTTCCCGAAGAAAAGAATCGCTGTACAGATTGCCATTAGATAACCAGTGGTTACCCATTCGATTTGTGCCATAGGTAGCTTCAATTGTTTTGATAATTCAGGCAGAGCGATGTTGACAATACTACCGTCAAGCGTGGACATAAAGGTGAAAATATTCAGTACAATTAAAATCATCCAACGTTTCTTCTGAATTTCCTTGTTTTCTTGATAGGTTGCGCTAATAGAACTCATAACTAACACCTCATTAGAATGTATAATCAACGTTTAGTTGCGCACGCAACCAAACTCGCATACCCAGTGTACATCAATTTAGTTGCGTGAGCAACGACTTTATTGTACACTTTGTCTCAGGGTAGCAAATACGCGAACTATTAACCCAAAGAGGTGTCTATCTTGGAAAAAGAGCCTATAGGAAAGTTAATTTCCCATTTCCATCGTCAAAATCAAAAGAAATTGGTAAAAAAATTCGTGCCCTATGGAATAGGTAGCGGTGGGCAACATAGCTTTCTCAAATTGATTATTTCCAAGCCTGGGATTACACAAGATCAATTAACTGCTGAATTGAAATTCGACAAAGCCACCACCGCACGTTCCGTGAAGCAATTAGAGAATTCGGGATATATAGAACGAAAAGTAGATCCCAATGATCGACGCTCTCACCTACTGTATCCTACTCCTAAGGCAATCGACTTCTCGCCTGTCCTTCAGTCCATTTTAGATGATTTTAACAAAAGCTTGGTTGGCAAATTAACCAATGAGGAAGTAGACCAGCTTCGTAACTTACTTCAAAAGATCAGCACTGACGAAGAGTAGGGAACAAGAAAAGCAGCAGTCACAAAAGTAGTGAATGCTACTTTTGGGGCCAGCTGCTTTTTTGAGAGTTATTAGGGGATAAACCCCTGATTTCGGGCATGGTGGTGTCCATAGTCACTAAATCAGGTTTTATCCTCTTGTACATATTAACGACTTCCTGACCATTGCTACCCTCAGCAACAAATTCATAATCTAACTCTATTAGAATATCCTTCAATATTGCTCTCATAAATGCGGCATCATCAACGATCATTATTCTCGCCTCCACTTCACCAGAACCCTCCCTTTTTTTACAATATATCCATTCTATAAACCCCTTCTCTTCTAAATCTCTCATTTCATTATTCCGTTAATCAAAAAGCCTAACCAACAATAAAAAAAGCCTCTCAAATGAGAAGCTGCTGCATCACTATATCAACTTAGTAACACGAATTTGCCAGCAGAACCAGCATAATGCTACTTCTTAACGAATGCTACTCTCACTACTCCCTAATGTCCGGACGCCTGAACATTCCCCTCCGCGGAGGCATCCATCTTCTGACGTCCCATAAAGAACGAAGCCAATAACGCTAACGCTGCAGGAATCACAGCCCAAGCAAAGGTGTTTACAATAGAGGAGGACAACCCCGCCGTAATCTTACCCAAAATTTCAGGTGGAATAAGCGCCCTAGTCTCCGGCGACAGCAAGGTATGTGGGTCTTTAAAATCCATAGCTCCCGCAGGAGCCGCTCCTCCACCGCTCGCCGTGAGTAGCTTGGAAAGACTGCCTGAGAAATAGTGACTTTGAATGATGCCGAATGTGGTAATGCCTATGGTCATGCCCAGTGAACGAATGAAATTCAGTGTTGCGCTGGCAGAACCGCGTTGCTGTGCGGTCAGTCCATGAATGGCTGCCGTACTTAGCACTGAAAATGAAGCTCCAATCCCCAGCCCGATCAAGATCATATACAAGGTCACAAGCAGACGTGAAACATCCGGCGTGAGTGTTGCCACAAGTCCAGTACCAATTACTAAAAGTGCGAACGTAGGAATCATCAGGCTGCGGTAACTGGTTTTGGCGATCAGGAATCCTCCCATCGTAGCTGTAACCACTGAGCCTACCATCATTGGCAGCAGCACAAGTCCTGAATTTGTAGCTGATCCGCCCATTACACCTTGAATAAAGATAGGAATATATACGGAAGCCACAATAAAAGCAGCACCGCTAAATAAAGCACAGATGATGCTCACCGCATATAATCTTTTTTTGAACAAAGCAAAGGAAATAATCGGTTCTTTCGCTCTAGTCTCTACAAAAAGAAACATAGCTGCAAGTATCGCAAAGGCTGCAAATAAACCAAGAATCATGGACGAACCCCAAGCATACTCTTTCCCGCCAAGCTCCAGCGCAAACATTAAACAAATGACTGAGCCTAGAAGCGTACCCGCACCCAACCAGTCAATAGGCTGTTTTGAATGCTCATGCGACTCTTTATAGAAACATACAACCATTACAAATGCGAGCAATCCAAGTGGCAAGTTAATATAAAATACCC
The window above is part of the Paenibacillus sp. FSL K6-0276 genome. Proteins encoded here:
- a CDS encoding MFS transporter; the encoded protein is MSSISATYQENKEIQKKRWMILIVLNIFTFMSTLDGSIVNIALPELSKQLKLPMAQIEWVTTGYLMAICTAILFFGKLGDIVGKIRIFKIGTIVFVIGSMLCGLSVSLPALLASRVIQAIGASMTMANSQGIVTDIFPASERGKALGFIGTFVSLGSIAGPSLGGVMVSTLGWEYIFWVNIPIGVIAILLGWKVLPKDLTRVKSTIDVPGNLLFAIFIISLFAGLLLGQQLGYGDSLIVTSLIVAVISFIAFLWTELRRKEPLLHLSLFKNQLFSLSILCGFLVFTANFCFNIIAPFYAQNMLNLSPFNAGFLLMLLPICMVVVAPISGALSDKIGSEFLTFAGLVVMVIAQFGLAELHEGSSVVLVGVWIAMLGIGSGLFQSPNNSLVMSKVPRTQLGSAGSVNSLVRNVGMVVGITIATTILFHVMSSEAGYRVTGLVQGQPELFISGMHVVFMTSASICFVAALLTGWRMVSARSARVQTSEK
- a CDS encoding MDR family MFS transporter, producing the protein MSAAKSPNLGIVIAGLLLGILMASMDSTIVATAMGNIVGELGGMDKFVWVTSAYLVAEMAGMPIFGKLSDMYGRKKFFIFGIIVFMAGSALCGTADTITQLAAYRAIQGIGGGALVPIAFAIMFDAVPLETRGKLGGAFGAVFGLSSIFGPLLGAYITDHIAWQWVFYINLPLGLLAFVMVVCFYKESHEHSKQPIDWLGAGTLLGSVICLMFALELGGKEYAWGSSMILGLFAAFAILAAMFLFVETRAKEPIISFALFKKRLYAVSIICALFSGAAFIVASVYIPIFIQGVMGGSATNSGLVLLPMMVGSVVTATMGGFLIAKTSYRSLMIPTFALLVIGTGLVATLTPDVSRLLVTLYMILIGLGIGASFSVLSTAAIHGLTAQQRGSASATLNFIRSLGMTIGITTFGIIQSHYFSGSLSKLLTASGGGAAPAGAMDFKDPHTLLSPETRALIPPEILGKITAGLSSSIVNTFAWAVIPAALALLASFFMGRQKMDASAEGNVQASGH
- a CDS encoding response regulator, which translates into the protein MRDLEEKGFIEWIYCKKREGSGEVEARIMIVDDAAFMRAILKDILIELDYEFVAEGSNGQEVVNMYKRIKPDLVTMDTTMPEIRGLSPNNSQKSSWPQK
- a CDS encoding PFL family protein encodes the protein MSLVEVQETNKMIREMNLDVRTITMGISLMDCAHTDMRTFNQNVYDKITRSAEKLVKTGEDLERQFGVPIVNKRISVTPIAIAAGAVKTDTYVPVAEILDKAAKEVGVNFIGGFSALVQKGCTKGDRILIDSIPEALAVTERVCSSVNVGSSRSGINMDAVKLMGDIIIQTAERTKDRDSIGCAKLVVFCNAVEDNPFMAGAFHGVGERECVINVGVSGPGVIKRALEEVKGQDFETLCETIKRTAFKVTRVGQLVAQEASKRMNVPFGIIDLSLAPTPEIGDSIAEIFQVMGLEEAGAPGTTAALAILNDNVKKGGVMASSYVGGLSGAFIPVSEDHGMIQAVQRGALTLEKLEAMTCVCSVGLDMIAIPGSTTKETISGIIADEAAIGMVNNKTTAVRVIPVIGKDVGEIVEFGGLLGYAPVMAVNSFNCSNFINRGGRIPAPIHSFKN
- a CDS encoding response regulator, translating into MQKIMVVDDEEVLRMLIEDTLEDLENVEIHTAENGLEALTKLSKNHFDLVILDYMMPELTGIEVLQQLDEEKKKATAILMLTAKAQDVDRIRAVDAGARYFMPKPFSPMELLQIVEGILSGEGK
- a CDS encoding MarR family winged helix-turn-helix transcriptional regulator; protein product: MEKEPIGKLISHFHRQNQKKLVKKFVPYGIGSGGQHSFLKLIISKPGITQDQLTAELKFDKATTARSVKQLENSGYIERKVDPNDRRSHLLYPTPKAIDFSPVLQSILDDFNKSLVGKLTNEEVDQLRNLLQKISTDEE
- a CDS encoding ACT domain-containing protein, which produces MKGIITVLGKDKVGIIAKVCTYLAEHNLNILDISQTIVQDYFNMMMIVDISGSTKAFEDIVEDLHFIGESIGVEIKLQHEDIFNIMHRI
- a CDS encoding diguanylate cyclase, which produces MTTQKYKDMVEQRTKQTLQEWSELTEVKEKDIYRFLHNLKGTAGTVGLQEVEQFADATLPYFMESSLKNWSALEWGDYLYPLIQLFDQDSSVALGSVKQLDKKRNDDALPHNDILLIDDDVELVAYLKESLEKQNYYVSIALSAERGLKIFYESKPDLILLDILLPDISGIEVLNQIIGKAKKELIPIIIISGEYSKATQLHAYRLGVMDFLSKPVDIDLFLALIKNRFELKWEWQDSIIVDELTGAFNRKHFNQVMKQLICDFKRTERVFSLALIDLDYFKKINDTYGHLIGDEVLQSLSELVQSSIRMEDTFCRFGGEEFAVFLPNTDASSALLVIERIQERFAATDFFAKNEIFHVTFSSGISEVTEAENIADKIVERADQALYASKDAGRNQTTLYTDHLSSTKKHSVLNVIIVDDDALIRRIVTHQFDTWEPEDIAEVRISSYANGLDFLQSDWFSVDEKYIILLDGVMPDLDGVEVLERIRKTYPEVNILVIMLTGRNNQADIVHALQMGADDYVVKPVHMPELLSRMERLAHRFLF